Proteins from a genomic interval of Zingiber officinale cultivar Zhangliang chromosome 2A, Zo_v1.1, whole genome shotgun sequence:
- the LOC122039953 gene encoding protein TIFY 3-like isoform X1 yields MDHFQFQTQFEGEDFSNGNKFNNLLPLTIFYNGKMKVYNAISQEKAEAIMLIASAAARSASPAAAEQLDRKVNPWNNLQDDTNDELPMARTHSLQRFLEKRRERMMEKSPYNYYSENSLYVEGPSHAQGMPPPFA; encoded by the exons ATGGATCACTTCCAATTCCAAACACAGTTCGAGGGAGAGGATTTCAGCAATGGAAACAA ATTTAACAACTTACTGCCGCTGACCATCTTCTACAATGGAAAGATGAAAGTTTACAACGCAATTTCCCAGGAAAag GCGGAGGCAATAATGCTGATTGCGTCGGCGGCAGCGAGATCTGCTTCGCCGGCGGCGGCGGAGCAGCTCGATCGTAAAGTTAATCCCTGGAACAACCTGCAAGATG ACACGAACGACGAGCTGCCGATGGCAAGGACGCACTCGCTTCAGCGTTTCCTGGAGAAGCGCCGTGAAAG GATGATGGAGAAATCCCCTTACAACTATTATTCAGAAAACTCCTTGTACGTGGAAGGGCCGTCTCATGCTCAAGGGATGCCTcctccatttgcctag
- the LOC122039953 gene encoding protein TIFY 3-like isoform X2 → MKVYNAISQEKAEAIMLIASAAARSASPAAAEQLDRKVNPWNNLQDDTNDELPMARTHSLQRFLEKRRERMMEKSPYNYYSENSLYVEGPSHAQGMPPPFA, encoded by the exons ATGAAAGTTTACAACGCAATTTCCCAGGAAAag GCGGAGGCAATAATGCTGATTGCGTCGGCGGCAGCGAGATCTGCTTCGCCGGCGGCGGCGGAGCAGCTCGATCGTAAAGTTAATCCCTGGAACAACCTGCAAGATG ACACGAACGACGAGCTGCCGATGGCAAGGACGCACTCGCTTCAGCGTTTCCTGGAGAAGCGCCGTGAAAG GATGATGGAGAAATCCCCTTACAACTATTATTCAGAAAACTCCTTGTACGTGGAAGGGCCGTCTCATGCTCAAGGGATGCCTcctccatttgcctag
- the LOC122042101 gene encoding organic cation/carnitine transporter 7-like isoform X1: MEEARTTYTLDDALLSVGFGKFQALILVYAGMGWVAEAMEIMLLSFVGSSVQEEWNITPNKESLLTSVVFGGMLVGAYSGGVVSDNYGRRKGFLFTSLVTAVAGFLSSFSPNYICLITSRFIVGIGLGGAHVFASWFLEFIPAPNRGTWMAVYQISWTVGTILEASLAWFIMPTLGWRWLLAVSSLPAFVLLLFYNIAPESPRYLSMRSKADAVCMLEKMARMNKMMLPHGTFTSDPKSEFDINHDSSETTPLITHQICETSTISKDTKTEVGLISVFYKLLSPKLARTTLLLWFVYFGNAFAYYGIVLLTSELTIKCNWNAPLLSVSKDNSYRDIFVTSFAELPGLLLSAAIVDRIGRRPSMLILLFTNCFLLIPLFWHQNELLTTSLLFGARACIMGSFGILCVYAPEVYPTSLRTTGVGVANAISRIGAMICPLVAVGLVKGCYQIAAISLFEIVIFLTGLAVMFFPLETKGRRLTDTL; this comes from the exons ATGGAAGAGGCAAGAACAACTTACACGCTGGATGATGCGCTCTTGTCCGTTGGGTTCGGAAAATTCCAAGCCCTCATCCTGGTCTACGCTGGGATGGGTTGGGTCGCCGAGGCAATGGAAATAATGCTGCTTTCTTTCGTCGGTTCGTCGGTTCAAGAGGAGTGGAACATCACTCCGAATAAAGAGAGCCTCTTGACCAGTGTCGTCTTCGGTGGGATGCTGGTCGGAGCGTATTCAGGGGGCGTGGTCTCGGATAATTACGGCAGGAG GAAGGGTTTCCTCTTCACTTCACTTGTTACTGCTGTTGCTGGCTTTCTTAGTTCATTTTCCCCCAATTACATATGCTTGATAACGTCTCGGTTTATTGTGGGAATTGGTTTGGGTGGTGCGCATGTGTTTGCTTCATGGTTTCTAGAATTCATTCCAGCTCCAAATAGAGGTACTTGGATGGCTGTATATCAAATTTCCTGGACTGTTGGCACAATTTTGGAGGCTTCACTTGCATGG TTTATAATGCCAACCCTAGGCTGGAGATGGTTACTTGCAGTCAGTTCTTTACCAGCATTTGTGTTGCTTCTGTTCTATAATATTGCTCCCGAGTCTCCAAGGTACCTCTCTATGAGAAGTAAAGCTGATGCAGTGTGTATGTTAGAAAAAATGGCAAGAATGAACAAGATGATGCTCCCTCATGGCACATTTACCTCTGATCCCAAAAGTGAATTTGACATAAATCATGATTCTTCTGAAACCACACCTTTAATCACACACCAGATCTGTGAGACATCGACCATCAGCAAGGATACTAAAACGGAAGTAGGATTGATCAGTGTGTTTTATAAGCTTTTGTCTCCCAAATTGGCCAGAACTACTcttcttctgtggtttgtttaCTTCGGGAATGCTTTTGCTTACTATGGAATTGTTCTCCTGACTTCTGAATTAACTATAAAATGTAACTGGAATGCACCACTTTTGAGTGTTTCAAAGGATAACAGCTACAGAGATATATTTGTAACTAGTTTTGCTG AGCTTCCTGGACTTCTTTTATCCGCTGCTATTGTGGACAGGATTGGCCGCAGGCCTTCTATGTTGATCTTACTCTTCACAAATTGTTTCCTGCTAATTCCTCTGTTTTGGCATCAGAATGAATTATTAACAACGAGCTTACTGTTTGGTGCCCGTGCTTGTATCATGGGAAGCTTCGGTATCCTCTGTGTATATGCTCCAGAG GTATACCCGACCTCACTACGCACAACGGGTGTTGGAGTCGCAAACGCAATTAGCAGAATAGGGGCCATGATCTGCCCACTGGTAGCCGTTGGATTGGTGAAAGGCTGCTATCAGATTGCAGCAATTTCATTGTTTGAGATCGTTATATTCCTTACAGGGTTGGCAGTTATGTTCTTCCCGTTGGAGACCAAGGGCCGTCGACTAACTGACACTCTATAA
- the LOC122042101 gene encoding organic cation/carnitine transporter 7-like isoform X2 — MVDDGANVVFSKKGFLFTSLVTAVAGFLSSFSPNYICLITSRFIVGIGLGGAHVFASWFLEFIPAPNRGTWMAVYQISWTVGTILEASLAWFIMPTLGWRWLLAVSSLPAFVLLLFYNIAPESPRYLSMRSKADAVCMLEKMARMNKMMLPHGTFTSDPKSEFDINHDSSETTPLITHQICETSTISKDTKTEVGLISVFYKLLSPKLARTTLLLWFVYFGNAFAYYGIVLLTSELTIKCNWNAPLLSVSKDNSYRDIFVTSFAELPGLLLSAAIVDRIGRRPSMLILLFTNCFLLIPLFWHQNELLTTSLLFGARACIMGSFGILCVYAPEVYPTSLRTTGVGVANAISRIGAMICPLVAVGLVKGCYQIAAISLFEIVIFLTGLAVMFFPLETKGRRLTDTL; from the exons ATGGTTGATGATGGTGCCAATGTTGTCTTCTCCAA GAAGGGTTTCCTCTTCACTTCACTTGTTACTGCTGTTGCTGGCTTTCTTAGTTCATTTTCCCCCAATTACATATGCTTGATAACGTCTCGGTTTATTGTGGGAATTGGTTTGGGTGGTGCGCATGTGTTTGCTTCATGGTTTCTAGAATTCATTCCAGCTCCAAATAGAGGTACTTGGATGGCTGTATATCAAATTTCCTGGACTGTTGGCACAATTTTGGAGGCTTCACTTGCATGG TTTATAATGCCAACCCTAGGCTGGAGATGGTTACTTGCAGTCAGTTCTTTACCAGCATTTGTGTTGCTTCTGTTCTATAATATTGCTCCCGAGTCTCCAAGGTACCTCTCTATGAGAAGTAAAGCTGATGCAGTGTGTATGTTAGAAAAAATGGCAAGAATGAACAAGATGATGCTCCCTCATGGCACATTTACCTCTGATCCCAAAAGTGAATTTGACATAAATCATGATTCTTCTGAAACCACACCTTTAATCACACACCAGATCTGTGAGACATCGACCATCAGCAAGGATACTAAAACGGAAGTAGGATTGATCAGTGTGTTTTATAAGCTTTTGTCTCCCAAATTGGCCAGAACTACTcttcttctgtggtttgtttaCTTCGGGAATGCTTTTGCTTACTATGGAATTGTTCTCCTGACTTCTGAATTAACTATAAAATGTAACTGGAATGCACCACTTTTGAGTGTTTCAAAGGATAACAGCTACAGAGATATATTTGTAACTAGTTTTGCTG AGCTTCCTGGACTTCTTTTATCCGCTGCTATTGTGGACAGGATTGGCCGCAGGCCTTCTATGTTGATCTTACTCTTCACAAATTGTTTCCTGCTAATTCCTCTGTTTTGGCATCAGAATGAATTATTAACAACGAGCTTACTGTTTGGTGCCCGTGCTTGTATCATGGGAAGCTTCGGTATCCTCTGTGTATATGCTCCAGAG GTATACCCGACCTCACTACGCACAACGGGTGTTGGAGTCGCAAACGCAATTAGCAGAATAGGGGCCATGATCTGCCCACTGGTAGCCGTTGGATTGGTGAAAGGCTGCTATCAGATTGCAGCAATTTCATTGTTTGAGATCGTTATATTCCTTACAGGGTTGGCAGTTATGTTCTTCCCGTTGGAGACCAAGGGCCGTCGACTAACTGACACTCTATAA
- the LOC122043942 gene encoding uncharacterized protein LOC122043942 has translation MEQPPIPTASSAADAAGDKGIPKPRKRSLSPEEILAHYESQGLNSREAALQAVGDLQALLYSALPSSRGRKSDRLTADSLRKVDNANARLAILDAKLDSKPDIGQSFAIGLASGALLRGADSVLPHVIGSIRSIWNSVGAATKSSSSAP, from the coding sequence ATGGAGCAGCCTCCGATCCCTACCGCGTCATCTGCCGCCGACGCCGCCGGAGACAAGGGCATCCCCAAGCCAAGGAAGCGCTCGCTCTCCCCCGAGGAGATTCTCGCGCACTACGAGTCTCAGGGCTTAAATTCCCGCGAGGCCGCTCTCCAGGCCGTCGGCGATCTCCAGGCCCTCCTCTACAGCGCCCTCCCCTCCTCACGCGGCAGAAAGAGTGACCGCCTCACCGCCGACTCCCTCCGCAAGGTCGACAACGCCAACGCTCGCCTCGCCATCCTCGACGCCAAGCTCGACTCCAAGCCCGACATCGGCCAGTCCTTCGCGATAGGACTCGCCTCCGGCGCACTCCTCCGCGGCGCCGACTCCGTCCTTCCGCACGTCATCGGCAGCATCCGCAGCATCTGGAACTCCGTTGGCGCCGctaccaaaagctcctcctctgCGCCTTAG